Proteins from a genomic interval of Cydia amplana chromosome 8, ilCydAmpl1.1, whole genome shotgun sequence:
- the LOC134650500 gene encoding uncharacterized protein LOC134650500: MLHDVEILFVCILVHMLKVRLVILNNSLDRLVRENEKKDNVFATTVGQDKMETKLHELSQVYDVIGETSRLINDLYNFQIFIALISTFVYVLRSLWVLLYSFKNEMIVVDLILSISWSGIKLFYLLALSLVCDGLLAVREDTKVLVNELVMDYELPPNARAQAKAFTQLIDARPLSFHVYDMFTVDITLMLKFISVSTTYLIIVIQISNFV; this comes from the coding sequence ATGTTGCATGACGTTGAAATATTGTTTGTCTGTATCTTGGTTCACATGCTTAAAGTCCGACTGGTTATACTCAATAACAGTCTCGATAGACTTGTCAgagaaaatgaaaaaaaggATAATGTATTCGCTACAACAGTTGGCCAGGACAAAATGGAGACAAAACTGCATGAACTTTCGCAGGTGTACGACGTTATCGGAGAGACGAGCCGCTTGATAAACGATCTCTACAACTTTCAAATCTTCATAGCGTTAATAAGTACTTTCGTTTACGTACTGCGTTCTTTATGGGTGCTGTTGTATTCGTTTAAAAATGAGATGATTGTTGTCGACTTGATATTGTCGATTAGTTGGAGTGGTATCAAGTTGTTTTACTTGCTGGCGTTGTCGCTTGTATGCGATGGCTTGTTGGCGGTGCGGGAAGACACGAAGGTGCTGGTGAATGAGCTGGTGATGGACTACGAACTGCCGCCGAACGCGCGCGCGCAGGCGAAGGCGTTCACTCAGCTGATAGACGCACGCCCGCTGAGCTTTCACGTTTACGATATGTTCACTGTCGATATCACGTTGATGCTGAAGTTCATAAGCGTTTCcactacatacttaattatcGTTATACAAATTTCGAATTTCGTTTGA